In Polynucleobacter sp. AP-Ainpum-60-G11, one DNA window encodes the following:
- a CDS encoding UDP-N-acetylmuramoyl-L-alanyl-D-glutamate--2,6-diaminopimelate ligase has translation MMAMVNIEPHLLISHLRDLTSVDAKVSADSRQIQSGDIFFAYPVGHGNALRDGRDYIAAALANGAAAVVFDPADGVANEYLDRPECFAVENLSSLAGELCAEWYDYPSKQLNVIGVTGTNGKTSITQWLAQALDESNHRTAVLGTLGTGFPGALVQTGYTTPDAPRLQTQLKELFDLGAQQVAIEISSHALDQDRVTGLDVRTAVFTNLTQDHLDYHGTMGEYAEAKAKLFQLPRLENAIINFDDPFGRELAMKLLAVDGPRVWGYALSIDAFSGFEKFGDRLKRASTENTVFTATGYESEFSCDASGPCAVQLAVLGEFNLSNCLAVWTVLLAQGLNPHEASKRMCKLSPVPGRMELIPVNKTQRTEGPLVVVDYAHTPDALTKALNALHPIADQRDGKVWCVFGCGGDRDSGKRSQMGRVAQDFADYIVITSDNPRSEDPESIITMIQSGMSGDLANVQVLSDRAAAIMAAVRHADTKDIVLVAGKGHESTQEINGKKFDFSDQEHIRLAAGGGI, from the coding sequence ATGATGGCAATGGTGAATATCGAACCGCATCTCTTGATCTCGCACTTACGCGATCTCACATCTGTAGATGCCAAGGTATCTGCGGATAGCCGTCAAATTCAATCTGGCGATATCTTCTTTGCGTACCCTGTTGGTCATGGAAATGCCCTGCGTGATGGTCGTGATTACATTGCTGCCGCCCTAGCGAATGGTGCTGCGGCAGTTGTATTTGATCCTGCAGATGGTGTAGCTAATGAATACTTAGATCGCCCAGAATGTTTTGCTGTTGAGAATTTATCAAGTTTGGCTGGAGAGCTTTGTGCAGAGTGGTATGACTACCCAAGTAAACAGCTGAATGTTATAGGTGTTACCGGTACCAATGGCAAAACCAGCATCACTCAGTGGTTAGCACAGGCCTTGGATGAGTCAAATCATCGAACAGCGGTATTAGGCACCTTAGGCACTGGATTTCCAGGAGCATTGGTTCAGACTGGTTACACCACACCCGATGCGCCTCGCCTACAAACTCAATTGAAAGAATTGTTTGATTTAGGTGCTCAGCAAGTGGCGATAGAGATCTCCTCTCATGCACTCGATCAAGATCGCGTTACTGGTTTGGATGTGCGTACCGCGGTATTTACTAATTTGACCCAAGATCATCTGGATTATCACGGCACGATGGGTGAATACGCTGAGGCAAAAGCAAAACTATTCCAATTGCCTCGGCTTGAAAATGCCATTATTAATTTTGATGATCCCTTTGGTCGCGAATTAGCAATGAAGCTCCTCGCTGTCGACGGTCCTCGAGTATGGGGCTACGCATTAAGTATTGATGCATTTTCTGGGTTTGAAAAATTTGGCGATCGTCTGAAGCGTGCCTCTACAGAAAACACTGTATTTACGGCTACAGGCTATGAATCTGAATTTAGCTGTGATGCATCTGGACCATGTGCTGTCCAACTTGCAGTATTGGGTGAATTCAATCTGAGCAATTGTCTTGCTGTTTGGACAGTTCTATTGGCGCAGGGCTTGAATCCACATGAAGCCTCCAAGCGTATGTGCAAATTAAGTCCCGTTCCAGGCCGTATGGAATTGATTCCTGTGAATAAAACGCAAAGAACCGAAGGTCCATTGGTAGTTGTGGATTATGCGCATACACCAGATGCTCTCACTAAAGCATTGAATGCCTTGCACCCTATTGCAGATCAACGTGACGGAAAAGTGTGGTGTGTCTTTGGTTGTGGCGGCGATCGAGATTCAGGTAAGCGCTCACAAATGGGTAGGGTTGCTCAAGATTTTGCCGATTACATTGTGATTACAAGTGATAACCCGCGCTCTGAAGATCCAGAATCCATTATTACCATGATCCAGTCTGGTATGTCTGGCGACTTGGCAAATGTTCAAGTGCTGTCTGACAGGGCTGCTGCAATTATGGCTGCAGTAAGACATGCTGATACCAAAGATATTGTTTTGGTTGCTGGCAAAGGGCATGAGTCTACTCAAGAAATCAATGGCAAGAAATTTGATTTTTCTGATCAAGAGCATATTCGTTTGGCAGCAGGAGGTGGCATATGA
- the murF gene encoding UDP-N-acetylmuramoyl-tripeptide--D-alanyl-D-alanine ligase, whose amino-acid sequence MSMTSLAQVHAMLPGSQLIHTDAKSAEGISISHVGSDSRQIQSGELFIALSGERFDAHHFLGDVAAAGASAALISNTQACPENLPAVCVQDVKQGLGELAKAWRAQFSIPVALVTGSNGKTTVKEMIASIFRTAVGEEGTLVTKGNFNNDIGLPLTLLRMRSTDRLAVIELGMNHPGETAELAVIAQANIALINNAQREHQEFMATVEAVAQEHASALAALPVDGVAVFPADSEFSSVWRQAAAGRKVIDFALSADSALVKASVTGKLLASGKIEISTELGKVEVQPNTLGSHNVRNALAASAVALGAGLSLEQIKMGLESFHPVNGRMQSKLLDAGRTLIDDSYNANPDSVRAAIDALKQSGNVSWLILGDMGEVGDQGPAFHEEVGAYAAEQGITKLFALGEQCKFAVQGFNDLSKTQHASSAAHYTTLDHLLEGLNVALADQESSKQLHLDILVKGSRFMRMERVVQALLEEAKTCS is encoded by the coding sequence ATGTCTATGACTAGCCTCGCCCAAGTACATGCCATGTTGCCAGGTAGTCAGTTGATTCATACTGATGCAAAGTCTGCCGAAGGAATTTCTATTTCTCATGTTGGCAGTGATAGTCGTCAGATCCAGTCTGGTGAATTATTTATTGCCTTGTCGGGCGAACGTTTTGATGCGCATCATTTTTTGGGTGATGTGGCTGCAGCGGGCGCTAGCGCTGCGCTCATTAGTAATACACAAGCCTGTCCAGAGAACTTGCCTGCAGTTTGTGTTCAGGATGTTAAACAAGGCTTAGGTGAGCTAGCAAAAGCATGGCGTGCACAGTTTTCTATTCCAGTAGCTTTGGTAACTGGATCTAATGGTAAGACCACAGTAAAAGAGATGATTGCATCAATCTTCAGGACAGCTGTGGGTGAAGAGGGCACTCTAGTTACTAAAGGTAACTTCAATAACGATATTGGTCTGCCTTTAACCTTGTTACGCATGCGCTCAACGGATCGCTTGGCAGTGATTGAGTTGGGAATGAATCATCCTGGCGAAACCGCAGAGTTAGCCGTCATTGCTCAGGCCAATATTGCGTTAATTAACAATGCGCAGCGTGAGCATCAAGAATTTATGGCGACAGTAGAAGCTGTTGCGCAAGAACATGCATCAGCTTTGGCGGCACTCCCTGTGGATGGTGTTGCAGTCTTCCCAGCAGATTCTGAATTTTCTAGTGTTTGGCGGCAAGCTGCTGCTGGACGCAAGGTAATTGATTTTGCTTTATCTGCGGACTCGGCATTAGTCAAAGCCTCTGTGACTGGAAAGTTATTAGCTAGCGGAAAAATTGAGATTTCAACTGAACTTGGCAAAGTTGAGGTTCAACCCAATACCTTGGGAAGCCACAATGTGCGCAATGCCTTAGCGGCTAGTGCAGTTGCTCTGGGCGCTGGATTAAGTTTGGAGCAAATCAAAATGGGTCTGGAATCCTTTCATCCAGTAAATGGACGCATGCAATCAAAGCTTTTGGATGCAGGCCGTACCTTGATTGACGATAGTTACAACGCTAACCCTGATTCTGTCAGAGCAGCTATTGATGCGCTGAAACAGTCTGGGAATGTCTCCTGGTTGATATTGGGAGATATGGGCGAAGTAGGCGATCAAGGCCCCGCGTTCCATGAGGAAGTTGGTGCCTATGCTGCTGAGCAGGGGATTACTAAATTATTTGCTCTTGGAGAGCAGTGCAAATTTGCAGTGCAGGGCTTTAATGATTTATCGAAGACTCAGCATGCTAGTAGTGCTGCGCACTACACCACATTGGATCATTTACTTGAGGGGCTTAATGTGGCGCTAGCAGATCAAGAGTCAAGCAAGCAGTTGCACTTAGATATTTTGGTTAAGGGATCTCGTTTTATGCGTATGGAGCGTGTAGTGCAGGCCTTATTAGAGGAGGCTAAAACATGCTCTTGA
- the mraY gene encoding phospho-N-acetylmuramoyl-pentapeptide-transferase codes for MLLILAQWLQDDFGFFRVFNYITFRAVMATVTALLIGLAAGPWVIRKLTALKMGQAVRTDGPQTHLVKSGTPTMGGVLILLGIFISCMLWADLSNRFIWIVMIVTFGFGLVGWVDDYRKVARKDPKGMASREKFFWQTLIGLFAAIYLAFSVSEVNNLKVLQLFFDWLKSGFALDLPAKSNLLIPFMKEVSYPLGVMGFIILSYLVIVGSSNAVNLTDGLDGLVIMPVILVGAALGAFAYVMGNAIYAKYLLFPYIPGAGELMIFCGAMGGAGLAFLWYNTHPAQVFMGDVGALALGGALGTIAVIVRQEIVLFVMGGIFVAETLSVMLQVFWFKFTKKRFGEGRRIFRMAPLHHHFELGGWRETQVVVRFWIITILLVLIGLSSLKLR; via the coding sequence ATGCTCTTGATATTGGCGCAATGGTTACAGGACGATTTTGGATTCTTCCGAGTCTTTAACTACATCACTTTTAGAGCGGTGATGGCAACAGTGACTGCTTTGCTAATTGGCTTGGCGGCTGGTCCATGGGTTATTCGCAAGTTGACTGCATTGAAGATGGGTCAAGCAGTCCGTACGGATGGTCCACAAACCCATTTAGTGAAATCAGGCACCCCAACAATGGGCGGTGTATTGATTCTTTTGGGTATTTTTATCTCCTGCATGTTGTGGGCTGATTTGAGCAATCGCTTTATCTGGATTGTGATGATTGTGACTTTTGGATTTGGCTTGGTCGGCTGGGTTGATGATTACCGCAAAGTCGCGCGCAAAGATCCTAAAGGAATGGCTTCAAGAGAAAAATTCTTTTGGCAGACTTTGATTGGATTATTTGCCGCTATTTATTTAGCCTTCTCTGTATCTGAAGTAAATAACCTCAAAGTCTTGCAGTTGTTCTTTGATTGGCTTAAGAGCGGCTTCGCATTGGATCTTCCAGCTAAATCAAACTTACTGATTCCGTTTATGAAAGAAGTGAGTTACCCATTAGGCGTAATGGGTTTCATTATTTTGAGTTACTTAGTGATTGTTGGTAGTAGTAACGCCGTAAATCTTACAGATGGACTAGATGGTCTAGTGATCATGCCAGTAATATTGGTGGGTGCTGCTCTAGGTGCTTTTGCTTATGTGATGGGTAATGCAATTTACGCAAAGTATTTATTGTTCCCATACATTCCTGGCGCAGGTGAGCTCATGATTTTCTGTGGGGCCATGGGTGGTGCGGGGCTCGCATTCCTCTGGTACAACACCCATCCCGCTCAAGTGTTCATGGGCGATGTTGGCGCACTTGCATTAGGCGGTGCACTCGGAACTATAGCCGTGATTGTTCGTCAAGAAATCGTGCTCTTCGTTATGGGTGGGATCTTTGTGGCGGAAACACTATCAGTGATGCTGCAAGTCTTTTGGTTCAAATTTACCAAGAAGCGATTTGGTGAGGGTCGTCGCATTTTTAGGATGGCACCACTACATCACCATTTTGAATTGGGAGGTTGGCGCGAAACTCAGGTAGTGGTTCGCTTCTGGATCATCACCATTTTATTAGTTCTCATTGGCCTCTCCAGCCTGAAATTACGGTAA
- the murD gene encoding UDP-N-acetylmuramoyl-L-alanine--D-glutamate ligase, which translates to MHNLDQAFANPALIKDEGYQAPQNFLILGLGESGYAMAKWCLRNAAKVSLADTRDREQLNEHQKAWLADLEFAGLKEAHFGPLDDLNLKNIDVIGISPGLSPLQEPVASFLVKAQEATIDIWGELEFFARAIAALDRMAQVLESEYKPALLAITGTNGKTTTTALTGQLCERAGKRVAVAGNISPAALDKLMSCLDESDQVADMPEIWVLELSSFQLVYTSTFNATAATVLNITQDHLDWHGDMQAYVDAKANIFGQDTVSILNRDDSLVMNLLTEEQKANKSVITFGAGRPDEQGDFGIEHDLRAGGIDWLVWAEVDEELEPQPKRRRKVIAEEEEPLRLKRLIPADALRIRGRHNALNALAALALARAAGLPMNMLLHGLRDYHGEPHRVQSVSIVSNVEYVDDSKGTNVGATVAALNGLSANESGKRIWLIAGGEGKGQDFSPLRDPALRFVKGVFLIGKDAPIIAEALADSVPYVMSETLKNAVAEAAKQAQSGDIVLLSPACASFDQFSDYVARAEAFVAEVQELGMQFEGVDA; encoded by the coding sequence ATGCATAACTTAGATCAAGCCTTCGCTAATCCAGCTCTCATCAAAGATGAGGGTTATCAAGCGCCTCAGAATTTCTTAATCTTGGGATTGGGAGAGTCTGGTTATGCCATGGCTAAGTGGTGTTTGCGGAACGCTGCAAAAGTTAGTCTGGCCGATACGCGTGATCGTGAACAGTTAAATGAGCATCAAAAAGCCTGGTTAGCTGATCTTGAATTTGCGGGGCTCAAAGAAGCCCACTTTGGTCCGCTTGATGACCTGAATTTAAAAAATATTGATGTCATCGGAATTAGCCCTGGTTTATCGCCACTTCAAGAGCCAGTAGCCTCATTCTTGGTGAAAGCACAAGAAGCCACTATTGATATCTGGGGAGAGTTGGAATTCTTTGCCAGAGCGATTGCTGCATTAGATCGCATGGCCCAAGTCTTAGAGTCAGAATATAAGCCGGCCTTATTGGCAATCACCGGAACCAATGGAAAGACAACTACAACTGCACTGACTGGACAGTTGTGCGAACGCGCTGGTAAGCGAGTTGCTGTTGCTGGCAATATCAGCCCTGCAGCTTTAGATAAATTGATGTCTTGCTTGGATGAATCCGATCAAGTCGCTGATATGCCTGAGATTTGGGTGCTTGAACTTTCCAGCTTCCAACTGGTTTACACCAGTACCTTCAATGCAACTGCAGCAACCGTATTAAATATTACGCAAGATCACCTGGATTGGCATGGTGATATGCAAGCCTATGTTGATGCAAAAGCGAATATCTTTGGGCAAGACACTGTCAGCATTCTGAATCGTGATGATTCATTAGTAATGAATTTACTAACTGAAGAGCAAAAAGCTAATAAATCAGTCATTACTTTTGGAGCAGGTCGTCCTGATGAGCAGGGTGATTTTGGTATTGAGCATGATCTGCGTGCCGGTGGCATTGATTGGCTAGTCTGGGCTGAGGTAGATGAAGAGCTTGAGCCCCAACCTAAGCGTCGCCGAAAAGTTATTGCAGAAGAAGAAGAGCCATTAAGACTGAAGCGTTTAATACCTGCTGATGCTTTACGTATCCGTGGCCGCCACAATGCGTTGAATGCATTGGCCGCATTAGCCTTGGCACGAGCAGCTGGTTTACCAATGAATATGCTCTTGCATGGTTTACGCGACTATCATGGCGAGCCTCATCGTGTTCAAAGTGTTTCAATTGTGTCGAATGTTGAGTATGTGGATGACAGTAAAGGTACGAATGTAGGCGCAACAGTAGCCGCGTTAAATGGTTTGAGCGCGAATGAATCTGGCAAGCGGATCTGGTTGATTGCTGGTGGTGAAGGCAAAGGCCAGGACTTTAGCCCTTTGCGTGATCCTGCGCTACGTTTTGTAAAAGGAGTCTTCCTGATTGGTAAAGATGCACCAATTATTGCGGAGGCTTTGGCTGATTCGGTGCCCTACGTCATGAGTGAGACTCTCAAAAATGCAGTAGCAGAAGCTGCCAAGCAAGCCCAGTCCGGCGATATCGTTTTACTCTCGCCAGCTTGCGCTAGCTTTGATCAGTTTAGTGATTACGTAGCACGCGCTGAAGCATTTGTTGCAGAAGTCCAAGAATTGGGAATGCAATTCGAAGGAGTCGATGCATGA
- the ftsW gene encoding putative lipid II flippase FtsW, protein MALGRFWNFSRGGIDNFRSGLRDAVSGVEQTRSRMMDYDQLLVWAVLSLALIGLVMVYSASITLADGPKYANYSSNFFLIRHCISLAIAIGVAIWVFKIPTHVWDRYSPVIFGFTVLLLIAVLIPGVGKGVNGAKRWIPLGLMNFQPSELMKFAAVIFAASYTVQRQEYLHSFVKGMLPMGIAVALVGGLLMAEPDMGAFVVVALIAFGILFLGGINAKLFGGLILVGLLSGATMIALSPFRRGRMLAFMDPWQVDNAANKGYQLTHSLMAFGRGEWFGLGLGGSVEKLHYLPEAHTDFIMAVIGEELGFVGVVVMIFLFYWIVRRAFLIGRTALQLDRSFAGLAAKGVAIWIGWQAFINMGVNLGLLPTKGLTLPLVSYGGSGILMNAVAVAMLLRIDYENRILMRGGKL, encoded by the coding sequence ATGGCCCTTGGCCGCTTCTGGAATTTTTCCAGAGGCGGAATTGATAATTTCCGTAGCGGCTTGAGAGATGCGGTTTCTGGTGTTGAGCAAACTCGTTCGCGCATGATGGACTATGACCAGCTACTGGTATGGGCTGTATTGTCTCTGGCCTTAATTGGCTTGGTGATGGTTTACTCCGCCTCCATTACTTTGGCTGATGGCCCTAAGTATGCAAACTACAGCAGTAACTTCTTTTTAATCCGTCACTGCATTTCATTGGCTATTGCTATTGGGGTTGCTATTTGGGTATTTAAGATCCCCACCCATGTGTGGGATCGCTATTCACCAGTGATTTTTGGTTTCACGGTTCTGCTATTAATTGCCGTGCTCATCCCTGGTGTTGGAAAAGGGGTGAATGGCGCCAAGCGTTGGATTCCTTTGGGGCTCATGAATTTCCAGCCATCTGAATTAATGAAATTTGCAGCCGTGATTTTTGCCGCAAGTTACACAGTGCAGCGCCAAGAATATCTTCACTCCTTTGTTAAAGGCATGTTGCCAATGGGTATTGCAGTTGCATTGGTTGGCGGCTTATTGATGGCTGAGCCTGATATGGGTGCATTTGTTGTGGTTGCCTTAATTGCGTTCGGAATTTTGTTCTTGGGTGGTATTAACGCAAAGTTGTTTGGTGGTTTGATCCTGGTTGGTTTGTTGAGTGGCGCCACCATGATTGCGCTTTCACCATTCCGTCGTGGTCGCATGTTGGCGTTTATGGATCCATGGCAAGTTGATAACGCAGCCAATAAAGGTTATCAATTAACTCATTCACTTATGGCATTTGGTCGTGGCGAATGGTTTGGTTTGGGTCTGGGTGGCAGTGTTGAAAAATTACATTACTTACCAGAGGCGCATACCGATTTCATCATGGCGGTGATTGGTGAGGAGCTTGGCTTTGTTGGTGTGGTAGTGATGATCTTTTTGTTCTATTGGATCGTACGTCGCGCATTCTTGATTGGACGCACTGCATTGCAATTGGATCGCAGCTTTGCGGGTCTTGCCGCTAAAGGTGTGGCGATATGGATTGGTTGGCAGGCATTTATCAATATGGGCGTTAACTTGGGTTTGCTTCCTACTAAAGGTTTGACCCTTCCTTTAGTTAGCTATGGCGGCTCAGGAATTTTGATGAATGCAGTTGCAGTAGCAATGCTCCTGCGTATTGATTATGAGAACCGAATCTTGATGCGGGGTGGCAAGTTATGA
- the murG gene encoding undecaprenyldiphospho-muramoylpentapeptide beta-N-acetylglucosaminyltransferase produces the protein MTKPSILIMAGGTGGHIFPGLAVAEYLRICGWKVFWLGNQSGMEYRLVKACDFPFEAVEFGGLRGKGIKAKLMLPFNLARASFQSLKIMRRIKPNVVLGMGGYITFPGGLMTKFLKKPLVLHEANSVAGSANRALAKIAMRTLTGFPDTMAHAEWVGNPIREEFETVGVPAKRYEARTGPLSVLVVGGSLGAAALNEVIPAALALMDKDARPHVIHQAGDKHLVDLQKRYADLGVAADIRPFIDDMPAAYAQADLVICRSGAMTISEIAACGVASCLIPFPFAIDDHQTANARFLSAADAAILLPQQDLNPQDLASMIQNFSRQDLQVMAERAHALAKPHATQRVAEVCADCAGVGI, from the coding sequence ATGACCAAGCCATCTATTTTGATTATGGCCGGCGGCACTGGTGGACATATTTTCCCGGGCCTGGCGGTTGCTGAATATCTACGCATCTGTGGCTGGAAAGTTTTTTGGCTTGGCAATCAAAGCGGTATGGAATATCGCTTGGTAAAAGCTTGCGACTTTCCATTTGAAGCTGTTGAGTTTGGTGGCCTGCGTGGCAAAGGCATCAAAGCAAAATTGATGCTGCCATTCAACCTGGCAAGGGCGAGTTTTCAGAGTTTGAAAATCATGCGCCGCATTAAGCCAAATGTGGTTTTAGGTATGGGTGGATACATTACATTTCCCGGTGGCTTGATGACAAAGTTTTTGAAGAAGCCATTGGTTTTGCATGAAGCTAATTCTGTAGCAGGAAGTGCCAATCGCGCTTTAGCCAAGATTGCTATGCGTACCTTAACTGGTTTCCCAGATACGATGGCTCATGCTGAGTGGGTAGGAAACCCTATTCGTGAAGAGTTTGAAACCGTGGGCGTGCCAGCAAAACGATATGAGGCGCGTACTGGACCTTTATCGGTCTTAGTGGTTGGTGGCAGCTTAGGCGCGGCTGCTTTAAATGAAGTAATTCCAGCAGCCTTAGCACTGATGGATAAAGATGCACGTCCTCATGTGATTCACCAGGCAGGCGATAAACATCTCGTAGATTTACAGAAGCGTTATGCCGACTTGGGTGTGGCCGCCGATATCCGTCCTTTTATTGATGACATGCCAGCCGCCTATGCTCAAGCAGATCTCGTTATCTGCCGATCTGGCGCGATGACTATCTCAGAAATCGCAGCATGTGGTGTTGCATCCTGCTTAATTCCATTCCCATTTGCGATTGATGATCACCAAACTGCAAATGCGCGTTTTTTGTCGGCTGCAGATGCAGCCATTTTGCTCCCACAGCAAGATCTCAATCCCCAGGATCTCGCATCCATGATTCAAAACTTTAGCCGCCAAGATTTACAAGTAATGGCTGAGCGTGCCCATGCTTTAGCAAAGCCCCATGCAACTCAGCGTGTGGCTGAGGTATGTGCAGACTGTGCAGGAGTAGGTATATGA
- the murC gene encoding UDP-N-acetylmuramate--L-alanine ligase yields the protein MKHIVQQIHFVGIGGAGMSGIAEVLLNLGYQVSGSDLAEGATTKRLKDLGAVIHIGHDPKNIGTAEAVVISTAVAGNNPEVLAARAAKVPVIQRAVMLGELMRLKQGIAIAGTHGKTTTTSLVASVLAEGGLDPTFVIGGKLNSAGANARLGQGDFIVVEADESDASFLQLFPAMEVVTNIDADHMDTYQHDMARLKQAFVQFIQRMPFYGVAVLCIDDANVRDIIPFVSQPVLRYGLSDDADIRASNVRAEGTRMHFTVDRKTVRRHGNKPGRLEVQLNLPGLHNVRNALAAIGIATELGVGDEAIVKALSEFSGVGRRFQRYGEIPLLSGGSFTLIDDYGHHPVEMAATLSAARGAFPGRRLVLAFQPHRFTRTRDCFGEFVQVLKNFDALVLTEVYPAGEAKIPGADGQSLMKAALTADKTANGSLDFASVAFAPSVADMPEKLSALLRDGDVLITMGAGSISGLPHVLAEAKHV from the coding sequence ATGAAACATATCGTTCAGCAAATTCATTTTGTTGGTATAGGCGGCGCAGGCATGAGCGGCATTGCCGAAGTACTGCTGAATCTGGGCTATCAGGTATCTGGGTCTGACTTGGCCGAAGGCGCTACAACTAAGCGTCTAAAAGATTTAGGCGCAGTCATTCATATTGGGCATGATCCTAAAAATATTGGTACTGCAGAGGCGGTAGTAATTTCTACTGCAGTTGCAGGAAACAACCCTGAAGTGCTGGCTGCTCGTGCAGCCAAAGTTCCCGTTATTCAGCGTGCTGTCATGCTCGGTGAACTCATGCGTTTGAAGCAGGGAATTGCTATTGCAGGTACACATGGCAAAACCACCACCACCAGTTTGGTCGCCTCAGTCTTAGCTGAAGGTGGCTTAGATCCTACCTTTGTGATTGGTGGAAAGTTAAATTCCGCAGGTGCTAATGCACGATTGGGCCAGGGCGACTTTATTGTGGTTGAGGCGGATGAGTCGGATGCCTCTTTCCTGCAATTATTTCCAGCGATGGAAGTGGTCACCAATATTGACGCTGATCATATGGATACCTATCAGCATGACATGGCAAGGTTGAAGCAAGCGTTTGTTCAGTTCATTCAGCGCATGCCTTTTTATGGTGTTGCAGTACTTTGTATAGACGATGCAAACGTTCGCGACATTATTCCATTTGTGTCACAACCGGTATTGCGCTACGGCTTATCTGATGATGCAGACATTCGAGCAAGTAATGTACGAGCTGAGGGTACTCGCATGCACTTTACAGTTGATCGTAAAACGGTACGTCGTCACGGCAATAAGCCTGGTCGACTTGAAGTGCAACTCAATTTACCGGGCTTGCATAACGTTCGCAATGCTCTAGCAGCAATTGGTATCGCTACTGAGCTTGGTGTGGGTGATGAAGCAATTGTTAAGGCTTTATCTGAATTTAGTGGTGTTGGGCGTCGCTTCCAAAGATATGGAGAGATTCCTTTGCTATCTGGTGGAAGCTTCACATTAATAGATGACTACGGTCACCACCCTGTTGAAATGGCGGCTACTTTATCTGCGGCCCGTGGCGCTTTTCCAGGTCGTCGCTTGGTACTGGCATTTCAGCCACATCGTTTTACAAGAACGCGTGACTGCTTTGGTGAATTTGTACAGGTACTCAAAAACTTTGATGCTCTCGTGTTAACCGAGGTCTATCCCGCTGGTGAAGCGAAGATTCCAGGCGCTGATGGTCAAAGTCTCATGAAAGCAGCACTTACTGCTGATAAAACTGCAAATGGTTCATTAGACTTCGCTTCCGTAGCTTTTGCACCTAGCGTTGCAGATATGCCAGAAAAACTCAGCGCTTTATTGCGTGATGGTGATGTCTTAATTACGATGGGTGCAGGCTCTATCTCTGGCTTGCCTCATGTATTGGCGGAGGCAAAACATGTCTAA
- a CDS encoding D-alanine--D-alanine ligase — MSKQNQQYLSWGERVKHELAILDVKSLGRVGVLLGGRSGEREISLMSGNGVLEALLSVGVDAHPFDPGLRCPTELARENFDRIFISLHGRYGEDGTIQGLLELLGLPYTGSGVLASALAIDKIATKLVWLSSGLSTPEFQELKADSDWNAVVKHLGLPLIVKPAHEGSSLGLTKVKSVDELPAAYKLAAGMDKKVIAETCIVGDELTCPLVGFGADAEALPVIKIIPPEANYDFHNKYFSDETKYLCPTDLAPEVNKAVQDLALAAYRALGCKTWGRADVMLDQKTGKPYLLEMNTSPGMTSHSLVPMAAKAAGVEYAELVLWVISQTLNTKGSTQV, encoded by the coding sequence ATGTCTAAGCAAAATCAACAATATCTTTCTTGGGGTGAGCGAGTGAAGCATGAGCTCGCCATTCTCGATGTTAAATCTCTTGGTCGGGTTGGTGTATTGCTTGGCGGTCGCTCTGGTGAGCGTGAGATTTCCTTGATGTCGGGTAATGGCGTCTTGGAAGCGCTGCTCTCTGTAGGGGTTGATGCACATCCATTTGATCCAGGGTTGCGTTGCCCAACTGAACTGGCAAGAGAAAACTTTGACCGTATCTTTATTTCCTTGCATGGACGCTACGGTGAAGATGGCACCATCCAAGGATTACTCGAACTTTTAGGGTTGCCTTATACCGGTAGCGGCGTATTAGCATCCGCACTGGCGATCGACAAAATTGCAACGAAGCTTGTTTGGCTCAGTAGCGGCCTTTCAACGCCAGAATTTCAGGAGTTGAAAGCGGATAGCGATTGGAATGCGGTGGTGAAGCACTTAGGTTTGCCATTGATTGTCAAGCCAGCGCATGAAGGCTCTTCACTTGGTCTGACTAAAGTGAAATCCGTCGATGAGTTGCCTGCAGCTTATAAGTTGGCTGCAGGGATGGATAAAAAGGTGATTGCCGAAACTTGTATTGTTGGTGACGAGTTGACCTGCCCATTGGTTGGATTTGGCGCCGATGCTGAGGCCTTGCCTGTGATCAAAATTATCCCGCCAGAGGCCAATTACGATTTCCACAACAAGTATTTCTCTGATGAGACTAAATACTTGTGCCCAACTGATTTAGCGCCAGAGGTAAACAAGGCTGTTCAAGATTTGGCGTTGGCCGCCTATCGTGCGCTTGGTTGCAAAACCTGGGGTCGCGCTGATGTGATGCTCGATCAAAAAACTGGCAAACCTTATCTCTTGGAGATGAATACATCTCCAGGCATGACTTCACATTCTTTAGTTCCAATGGCTGCCAAAGCAGCCGGTGTTGAATATGCTGAATTGGTTCTCTGGGTCATTAGCCAAACCTTGAATACCAAAGGGTCTACGCAAGTATGA